GACCGGCCACTCCAAGGCGCGGACCGTCCACGGCGCGTTCGTGCTGGTCAACCCGGTGGTCGAGCAGGCGACCCGGTGGGAGCGCGGCCGGGAGGGCTGCATGTCGGTCCCGGACCTGACCGGGGACGTCAAGCGGGCGACCCGGCTCGTCGTGACCGGCCTCGAGCCGGGCACCGGACGGCTGGTGCGGCTGGAGACCGACGCCTTCGAGGCCCGCGCCGTCCAGCACGAGGTGGACCACCTGGACGGCCTGCTCTTCCTCGACCGGGTGGCCGGCGCTCACGCGCTGCACGCCCGACGGGTCTACCTCTGACCGCCCGCCCTCGCCTACCCTCGGCTGACTGCCGGCCCCTGTAGCCCAACTGGCAGAGGCGCCCGCCTTAAAAGCGGGGTCATTGTGTGGGTTCGACTCCCACCGGGGGCACCCCACGCACCGCCGGGGGAGCGGGAACACCGCCCGCGCCGCGCCCGTTAGGCTGACGGCAGGACATCTGCACGCGAAAGGCGTGCCCGGAGCCCCTTGGAGGGACTTCTCATGGAGAGCCGGAACCCGGTCTTCAACCGCAGCGACGCGTTCTCGAGGCGCGGATACGCGA
This region of Actinomycetes bacterium genomic DNA includes:
- a CDS encoding peptide deformylase, which produces MRTGGGPAGRVLPVVRAPAGVLAQPSPEVDALDDEVTALAADLLATQRVSPGCVGLAAPQVGVAARVFSLDVTGHSKARTVHGAFVLVNPVVEQATRWERGREGCMSVPDLTGDVKRATRLVVTGLEPGTGRLVRLETDAFEARAVQHEVDHLDGLLFLDRVAGAHALHARRVYL